In a genomic window of Flavobacterium crassostreae:
- a CDS encoding DUF2752 domain-containing protein — MNLEKYMIPCWTKKLFGVACLGCGFQRAFLLFIQGEFAASFRMYPAIYTTLVFLSCLGISMVYKGIFSQKTILVLAGINGACVFLGYLYRYY; from the coding sequence ATGAATCTAGAAAAATACATGATCCCCTGTTGGACCAAAAAACTCTTTGGCGTTGCCTGCTTAGGCTGTGGTTTTCAGCGTGCATTTTTGCTTTTTATACAAGGCGAATTTGCTGCATCGTTCCGAATGTATCCAGCCATTTATACTACATTAGTATTTTTAAGCTGCCTCGGGATTTCTATGGTTTATAAAGGGATTTTCTCTCAAAAAACCATACTGGTGTTGGCAGGTATAAATGGCGCTTGCGTGTTTTTGGGATATCTGTATCGTTATTATTAA
- a CDS encoding Smr/MutS family protein — MFNKGDTVSVLDEAINGIVLATNGNQVTIETEDGFTMNFTDKELLKVSNSNNLLDTIQRINVDEIAKEKAIPKPRSFVKERKDKHEGGVPEFDLHIEKLVKNKQGMSNYDILTLQADTAKRHIEFAIRNRIPKIVFIHGVGEGVLKAELDFLLGRYDSIDFKEANYQKYGQGATEVYIKQNNKQ, encoded by the coding sequence ATGTTTAATAAAGGCGATACTGTTTCGGTACTTGACGAAGCAATAAATGGGATTGTTCTTGCAACAAATGGCAATCAGGTTACTATAGAAACCGAGGACGGATTTACTATGAATTTTACAGACAAAGAGCTTCTTAAAGTCAGTAATTCTAACAATTTGTTAGACACTATCCAAAGGATTAATGTAGACGAAATTGCCAAAGAAAAAGCCATCCCTAAACCCCGAAGTTTTGTCAAAGAACGCAAAGACAAACACGAAGGAGGGGTTCCAGAATTTGATTTACACATAGAAAAACTTGTTAAAAATAAACAAGGCATGTCTAATTATGATATTTTGACCTTGCAGGCAGATACCGCCAAGAGACATATTGAATTTGCCATACGCAACCGTATTCCAAAAATTGTTTTTATACATGGAGTAGGAGAGGGCGTGCTAAAGGCAGAGTTGGATTTTTTATTAGGGCGCTATGATTCTATTGATTTTAAAGAGGCAAATTATCAAAAATACGGACAAGGTGCCACAGAAGTATATATCAAACAAAATAACAAACAGTAA
- a CDS encoding cysteine desulfurase family protein — MKKVYLDNAATTAIRPEVIQEMTKVMAADFGNPSSTHGFGRQAKNIVELSRKTIAKTFNVAAQEIIFTSGGTEADNWILRSAIKDLKVSRIITSKIEHHAVLHPVLLLQKEFGIQVDYVAIKPDGSVDLTNLVELLQNPAKTLVSLMHVNNEVGTVLDLERVAQICKEHAVLFHSDTVQSIGKLPLDLQKIPIDFIVASAHKFHGPKGVGFAFVRKNTALQPLFYGGEQEKGLRAGTEAVHQIAGMAKALTISYANLEQERLSISEIKNYLIEQLQNTFPDFKINGNPDGFYTLLNVLLPFSADKTAMLLFYLDMKGIAVSRGSACQSGSVRPSHVLAEMLSIEDLSKPSIRISLSHYNTKEDVDLLLEALKTV, encoded by the coding sequence ATGAAAAAAGTATACCTCGATAATGCAGCAACAACAGCCATAAGACCCGAAGTTATTCAAGAAATGACAAAAGTAATGGCTGCAGATTTTGGTAATCCATCGTCAACACACGGTTTTGGACGCCAAGCAAAAAACATAGTAGAACTATCCCGTAAAACCATAGCCAAGACATTTAATGTTGCAGCACAAGAAATTATATTTACTTCGGGCGGTACCGAAGCAGATAATTGGATCTTGAGATCCGCAATAAAAGACCTCAAGGTTTCTAGAATCATTACCAGTAAGATAGAGCATCATGCCGTTTTGCACCCAGTATTGCTATTGCAAAAAGAGTTTGGTATACAGGTAGATTATGTAGCCATAAAACCCGATGGATCCGTGGATCTAACCAATTTAGTAGAATTATTGCAAAATCCAGCCAAAACCTTGGTGAGTTTAATGCATGTAAATAATGAAGTAGGTACGGTTTTGGACTTAGAGCGAGTGGCACAAATTTGCAAAGAACACGCTGTTTTGTTTCATTCAGACACCGTACAATCTATTGGAAAATTGCCTTTGGATTTACAAAAAATTCCGATAGATTTTATTGTAGCCAGTGCGCATAAATTTCATGGACCCAAAGGAGTAGGATTTGCCTTTGTCAGAAAAAACACAGCACTACAGCCGCTGTTTTATGGAGGCGAACAAGAAAAAGGATTGCGTGCCGGAACCGAAGCAGTCCACCAAATTGCAGGTATGGCTAAAGCCTTGACAATTTCGTATGCCAATCTGGAGCAAGAGCGTCTGTCTATATCCGAAATAAAAAACTATTTGATAGAACAGTTGCAAAACACGTTTCCGGACTTTAAGATCAATGGAAATCCAGATGGCTTTTATACTCTATTGAATGTTTTATTGCCTTTTTCGGCAGATAAGACAGCGATGTTATTATTCTATTTAGACATGAAAGGAATTGCAGTATCCAGAGGAAGCGCTTGTCAGAGTGGTAGTGTTAGGCCATCACATGTTTTGGCAGAAATGCTCTCTATAGAAGACTTAAGCAAGCCAAGTATTCGGATTTCTTTAAGTCATTATAACACTAAAGAAGATGTGGACCTCCTCCTAGAAGCCTTAAAAACGGTCTAA
- a CDS encoding sensor of ECF-type sigma factor, translating to MKLSKILSLFFLLGSVSFYGQQESMKNKKQQIHALKIAFLTSELDLSPKEANQFWPVYNAFDQQQFEIRHQKMKVCKNEINATALNKLSEKEALLLLDKIESSEEELYRLRKKYQTDLKQILPAIKILKLKKSEEDFNRKLLRQYRAKK from the coding sequence ATGAAACTATCCAAGATACTCTCCCTATTCTTTTTACTGGGTTCTGTTAGCTTTTACGGCCAGCAGGAAAGTATGAAAAACAAAAAACAACAAATACATGCCTTAAAAATTGCTTTTCTGACCTCCGAATTGGATCTAAGTCCAAAAGAAGCAAACCAGTTCTGGCCAGTTTATAACGCTTTTGACCAACAACAATTTGAAATTAGACACCAAAAAATGAAGGTCTGCAAAAACGAAATTAACGCTACTGCTTTAAACAAATTGTCCGAAAAAGAAGCTTTACTTTTGTTAGATAAAATAGAAAGTTCAGAAGAAGAATTGTACCGCTTACGCAAAAAATACCAAACCGATTTAAAACAAATACTTCCGGCTATAAAAATATTAAAACTAAAAAAATCTGAAGAAGATTTTAACCGAAAGCTTTTGCGACAATATAGAGCCAAGAAATAG
- a CDS encoding RNA polymerase sigma factor → MLEEEAFIKELLDRKMQNEAFQKLVLLYQKPLYNHIRTIVLQHQDTDDVLQNTFIKVFQNIQKFKGDSKLFSWMYRIATNEALTFLKQKAKKNGTTTQCIQERAISTLKADTYFDGDAIKIKLFQAIATLPEKQQLVFKMKYFEELKYHEIADILGTSVGALKASYHHAVKKIEHFVTTN, encoded by the coding sequence TTGTTAGAAGAAGAAGCATTTATAAAAGAATTACTGGATCGTAAAATGCAAAATGAAGCATTTCAAAAACTGGTGCTTTTATATCAAAAACCGCTCTATAACCACATCCGAACCATTGTACTTCAGCATCAAGACACCGATGATGTGCTACAGAATACCTTTATAAAAGTGTTTCAAAACATTCAAAAATTTAAAGGAGATAGCAAACTTTTTTCTTGGATGTACCGTATTGCCACCAACGAAGCCCTTACTTTTTTGAAACAAAAAGCCAAAAAAAACGGCACCACTACCCAATGTATTCAAGAAAGAGCCATTAGCACTCTCAAGGCAGATACCTATTTTGATGGAGATGCTATTAAAATCAAACTCTTTCAAGCAATTGCTACACTTCCAGAAAAACAGCAATTGGTTTTTAAAATGAAATATTTTGAAGAACTTAAATACCACGAAATAGCAGATATATTAGGCACTTCGGTAGGAGCGCTAAAAGCATCTTACCACCATGCCGTCAAAAAAATTGAACATTTTGTAACTACCAATTAA
- a CDS encoding SRPBCC family protein encodes MPKKNAIFTTLVSFINNFTSEINPFIMRILKYLFLLALLSLVALSIFIATQKGDFEVERSKVINSPKEAVFSYVNDYKNWVDFGSWIKKDPEIKNVFPENTIGKGAFYTWESKDGDGRIQTLYTKENDSIAQKMDFNGSPSLVYWTFKETPKGTKVTWRIKGNMNFAFKVYTALNGGVDRVIGSMYEKSLENLDQQLDYEINNYSVKVDGLAHQPMRYYIGQRFTSEIAKINKNFKIVIPKITSFCEQNGITTSGKPFIIYNSYDLQTQLANITICLPIQKEIFISEGSDLVSSKLGSFEAVKATLTGDHSHTKTAYNKALAYLNQNKLVQDAQVSHIEVYTTTSKENKAPSKWTTEVYIPLPIQEITVEPSYYAPTSSEQEAVPTTEAPVTKPTVTKPTATKPAVTNTGVPKTITTPSVAPKRIPKPTPKPAPKVVPKKESEKVVKPTTPKKEEPEVPMSADDEFEF; translated from the coding sequence ATGCCAAAAAAAAATGCTATTTTTACTACATTGGTATCGTTTATTAATAACTTTACCTCAGAAATCAACCCCTTTATCATGAGAATTTTAAAATACTTATTTCTTTTAGCACTACTAAGTTTAGTAGCATTGTCTATTTTTATTGCTACGCAAAAAGGTGATTTTGAGGTAGAAAGAAGTAAAGTGATTAACTCTCCTAAAGAAGCTGTTTTTAGCTATGTAAATGATTATAAAAATTGGGTCGATTTTGGTTCTTGGATTAAAAAAGATCCAGAAATAAAGAACGTTTTTCCTGAAAACACTATTGGTAAAGGTGCCTTTTATACTTGGGAGTCCAAAGATGGCGATGGAAGGATACAAACCTTATACACCAAAGAAAACGATAGTATTGCTCAAAAGATGGACTTTAACGGATCGCCATCTTTAGTTTATTGGACCTTTAAAGAAACTCCAAAAGGAACCAAAGTAACCTGGAGGATCAAAGGAAACATGAATTTTGCCTTTAAGGTTTATACCGCTCTAAATGGTGGCGTAGACCGAGTAATTGGTAGCATGTACGAAAAAAGCCTCGAGAATTTAGACCAGCAATTAGATTACGAGATCAACAACTATTCTGTAAAAGTAGATGGCTTAGCACACCAACCAATGCGCTATTATATAGGCCAAAGATTTACTTCTGAAATTGCAAAAATCAACAAAAATTTCAAGATTGTGATTCCAAAAATCACTAGTTTTTGTGAACAAAATGGCATTACCACCAGCGGCAAACCTTTTATAATCTATAATAGTTATGATTTGCAAACCCAATTGGCAAACATTACTATTTGCTTGCCTATCCAAAAAGAAATTTTTATCAGCGAAGGCAGTGACTTAGTATCTTCTAAACTAGGTTCTTTTGAAGCAGTAAAAGCCACTTTGACAGGAGACCATTCGCATACTAAAACAGCCTACAACAAAGCCTTGGCTTATTTAAATCAAAATAAATTAGTACAAGATGCGCAGGTATCCCATATTGAGGTTTATACTACTACCTCCAAAGAAAATAAAGCTCCCTCTAAATGGACCACAGAGGTATATATTCCGTTGCCTATCCAAGAAATTACTGTAGAACCTAGCTACTACGCCCCTACCAGTTCTGAACAAGAGGCAGTGCCAACTACCGAGGCGCCTGTTACAAAACCCACAGTTACAAAACCCACAGCTACAAAACCTGCTGTTACAAATACTGGAGTCCCTAAAACAATAACAACCCCTTCTGTTGCTCCAAAAAGAATCCCAAAACCAACTCCAAAACCTGCTCCAAAAGTAGTCCCTAAAAAAGAGTCCGAAAAGGTTGTAAAACCAACTACTCCCAAAAAAGAAGAGCCAGAAGTTCCGATGAGTGCAGACGATGAATTTGAATTTTAG
- a CDS encoding nucleoside triphosphate pyrophosphohydrolase family protein, with translation MQKQIEGVTRFHQAFRVGFSKYPVADLDPAQKKLRYALMQEENQEYLQAANKNDLVGIADALGDMLYILCGTIITHGLQDKIEAIFEEIQRSNMSKLNTNGEPIYREDGKVLKGPNYSKPDFSKII, from the coding sequence ATGCAAAAACAAATAGAAGGCGTCACGAGGTTTCATCAAGCTTTTAGAGTTGGATTTAGTAAGTATCCAGTGGCGGATTTAGATCCTGCACAAAAAAAATTGCGCTATGCTTTAATGCAAGAAGAGAACCAAGAATATTTGCAAGCCGCTAACAAAAATGATTTAGTGGGGATTGCGGATGCTCTAGGAGATATGTTGTACATTTTGTGTGGAACCATTATTACTCATGGGTTGCAAGATAAAATAGAAGCCATATTTGAAGAAATACAGCGCAGTAATATGAGCAAACTAAACACCAATGGTGAGCCTATCTATAGAGAAGATGGTAAGGTGTTGAAAGGACCTAATTATTCTAAACCAGACTTTTCTAAAATAATATAG
- a CDS encoding branched-chain amino acid aminotransferase, which produces MSTSQNQQIQILKAASSKINEVDFDNVTFGSVFTDHLFECDYIQGAWQTPTIKPYAPFLLDPSARVFHYGQAVFEGMKAYKDTNDSIWLFRPDENYKRFNKSAVRMAMPEVPETIFMEGLNELLKLDQAWIKKGLGNSLYIRPFMIATGSGVMASPSDNYKFMILLSPAKAYYSGEVKVLIAEHYSRAANGGIGAAKAAGNYAAQFYPTSLANQAGFQQVIWTDDATHTMLEEAGTMNVFFRINDTLFTAPTSERILDGITRKSLIEIAQKEGIAVSVRPVLVSELVAAAKDGSLKEIFGAGTAAVVNPIAGFSYQEVYYELPKTENSYASLLKEKLTNIQNKLAEDSFGWTVKV; this is translated from the coding sequence ATGAGTACCTCTCAAAATCAACAAATTCAAATTTTAAAAGCAGCTTCATCTAAAATAAATGAAGTAGATTTTGATAACGTAACTTTTGGTTCTGTTTTTACAGACCATTTATTTGAATGTGATTACATCCAAGGAGCTTGGCAAACGCCTACCATTAAACCTTATGCGCCTTTTTTATTAGATCCGTCTGCACGCGTATTTCATTATGGCCAAGCTGTTTTTGAAGGCATGAAAGCCTACAAAGATACCAACGATAGTATCTGGCTTTTTAGACCCGACGAAAATTACAAGCGATTTAATAAGTCTGCAGTCCGTATGGCCATGCCAGAGGTGCCCGAAACTATTTTTATGGAAGGCTTAAACGAGTTATTAAAACTAGATCAAGCTTGGATAAAAAAAGGACTAGGTAACTCTTTATATATCCGTCCTTTTATGATTGCTACTGGCAGCGGTGTTATGGCAAGCCCATCCGATAATTATAAATTTATGATTCTTTTATCTCCAGCAAAAGCATATTATTCTGGCGAAGTAAAAGTACTTATTGCAGAGCATTATAGTAGAGCAGCCAACGGAGGTATTGGTGCTGCAAAAGCTGCTGGTAACTATGCTGCACAATTCTATCCAACTAGTTTGGCTAACCAAGCAGGTTTTCAACAAGTAATTTGGACAGACGATGCTACCCATACTATGCTTGAAGAGGCAGGAACCATGAATGTGTTTTTTAGAATCAACGATACCTTGTTTACCGCGCCAACAAGCGAACGAATTTTAGATGGTATTACCCGAAAAAGCTTAATCGAAATAGCCCAGAAAGAAGGCATTGCTGTTAGTGTGCGCCCTGTTTTGGTGTCCGAGCTTGTTGCTGCCGCCAAAGATGGCTCTTTAAAAGAAATTTTTGGTGCAGGTACCGCTGCTGTTGTAAATCCTATTGCTGGATTTTCGTACCAAGAGGTTTATTACGAATTGCCTAAGACAGAAAATTCTTATGCTTCTTTATTAAAAGAAAAACTAACCAACATACAAAACAAACTTGCCGAAGACAGTTTTGGCTGGACCGTGAAAGTATAA
- the mnmD gene encoding tRNA (5-methylaminomethyl-2-thiouridine)(34)-methyltransferase MnmD — protein sequence MKREIIQTLDGSTTIHLPEWEECYHSKHGAIQEAQHVFIKNGLSLFKNKEVAILEIGFGTGLNAFITFLESQNYNQSIQYTGVEAYPISATELSGMNYADALDAGASKPVYLEMHGCSWETPNAIGNHFNLTKRKQFFADITDLDCYDLIYFDAFGYRVQPELWSTAIFKKMYEALKDNGVLVTYAARGVVKRSMIEVGFVVEKLAGPPGKREMFRATKVV from the coding sequence TTGAAAAGAGAAATCATACAAACCTTAGATGGTTCTACCACCATACATTTGCCAGAATGGGAAGAATGTTACCATTCTAAACATGGAGCCATACAAGAAGCCCAGCATGTATTTATTAAAAATGGGTTGTCTTTATTTAAGAATAAAGAAGTTGCTATTCTAGAAATAGGTTTTGGTACGGGATTAAATGCCTTTATAACTTTTTTAGAAAGCCAAAATTACAACCAATCCATCCAATACACCGGAGTGGAGGCATACCCAATATCTGCAACAGAATTAAGCGGCATGAATTATGCCGATGCATTAGATGCTGGAGCCAGTAAACCAGTATATCTAGAGATGCATGGCTGTTCCTGGGAAACCCCAAACGCTATAGGCAACCACTTTAATTTAACTAAGCGCAAACAGTTTTTTGCAGATATTACGGATCTAGATTGCTATGATTTAATCTATTTTGATGCTTTTGGGTATAGAGTACAGCCAGAATTATGGAGCACTGCCATTTTTAAAAAAATGTATGAAGCCTTAAAAGACAATGGCGTATTGGTGACCTATGCAGCTAGAGGAGTCGTAAAAAGAAGCATGATTGAAGTTGGTTTTGTAGTAGAAAAATTAGCAGGCCCACCAGGTAAAAGAGAAATGTTTAGAGCAACCAAAGTAGTGTAG
- a CDS encoding LysR substrate-binding domain-containing protein, whose amino-acid sequence MTITQLKYVLAVAEYKNFTLAAEKCFVTQPTLSMQIQKIEDELSILIFDRTKKPIQLTDIGQKIVNQAKNIVNEADRIQDIVEQQKGFVGGEFRLGIIPTIMPTLLPMFLNTFIKKYPKVKLIIEELNTEDIILKLNNGHLDAAIAATPLQEENIKEIVLYFEPFMAYIPEGHRDYPKKEIEVADLDLNEILLLQDGHCFRDGILNLCKNNPKKEFSHFQIESGSFETLVKLANEGLGTTLLPYLHTLDLKESDKLKLRHFKEPKPAREVSLLFAKSELKIHIIDALRTTIAGIIKGAIVFQNIEIISPLAKNKK is encoded by the coding sequence ATGACAATCACGCAACTTAAATATGTACTTGCCGTAGCGGAGTATAAGAATTTTACGCTAGCTGCAGAGAAATGTTTTGTGACCCAGCCTACTTTGAGTATGCAGATCCAAAAAATTGAAGATGAATTAAGTATTTTGATTTTTGATAGAACCAAAAAACCGATACAGCTAACGGATATTGGTCAAAAAATTGTCAATCAAGCCAAAAATATTGTCAATGAGGCCGATAGAATACAAGATATTGTAGAACAACAAAAAGGGTTTGTTGGCGGCGAGTTTAGACTCGGAATTATCCCTACCATTATGCCTACCTTATTGCCGATGTTTTTAAATACTTTTATCAAAAAATACCCTAAAGTAAAATTAATTATCGAGGAGTTAAATACGGAAGATATTATCCTAAAATTAAACAATGGACATCTGGATGCTGCAATAGCGGCTACACCTTTGCAGGAAGAAAACATTAAAGAAATTGTTTTGTATTTCGAACCTTTTATGGCCTATATCCCCGAAGGACACAGGGATTATCCAAAGAAGGAAATAGAGGTAGCAGACTTGGATTTGAATGAAATTTTATTACTCCAAGATGGGCATTGTTTTAGAGACGGAATTTTAAATTTGTGCAAAAACAATCCTAAAAAAGAGTTTTCTCATTTTCAAATAGAGAGTGGCAGTTTTGAGACTTTAGTAAAATTGGCCAACGAAGGCTTAGGCACTACTTTATTGCCTTATTTGCATACTTTGGACTTAAAAGAATCGGATAAATTAAAATTAAGACATTTTAAAGAACCCAAACCCGCAAGAGAAGTCAGCTTGTTGTTTGCTAAAAGCGAGCTCAAAATACACATTATTGACGCTCTAAGAACCACTATTGCCGGAATAATTAAGGGAGCTATTGTTTTTCAAAACATTGAAATTATTAGTCCTTTGGCCAAAAACAAAAAATAA
- a CDS encoding Dps family protein, with protein sequence MKTTILGLPAKENAQLITELNTLLSSFQVYYQNLRGIHWNIRGKRFFDLHIKFEELYNDAQLKIDSIAERVLTLGGTPLHTFEAYIAHNQVTVGKDVSKDEKAIQLIVASLTTLLKIERTILEQSGAIADEGTNAMMSDFIAEQEKTIWMMHAWLEE encoded by the coding sequence ATGAAAACAACAATTTTAGGTTTACCCGCAAAAGAGAACGCACAATTAATTACAGAATTAAACACTTTGTTATCCAGCTTTCAGGTTTATTACCAAAATTTAAGAGGAATTCATTGGAATATTAGAGGAAAACGTTTTTTTGATTTACATATAAAATTTGAAGAGCTGTATAATGATGCACAATTAAAAATTGATAGCATTGCAGAACGGGTGCTCACCCTTGGAGGAACTCCTTTGCATACTTTTGAAGCCTATATAGCCCACAACCAAGTAACCGTTGGCAAAGATGTTTCTAAAGACGAAAAAGCAATCCAATTAATTGTAGCTTCTTTAACCACATTATTAAAAATTGAGCGCACTATTTTAGAACAATCTGGAGCCATTGCTGACGAAGGAACAAATGCGATGATGAGTGATTTTATAGCAGAACAAGAAAAAACAATATGGATGATGCATGCTTGGTTAGAAGAATAG
- a CDS encoding SulP family inorganic anion transporter, with protein MTKKINLFANLKSDFASGLVVFLVALPLCLGIAMASGAPLFSGIISGVIGGIVVGYLSKSHLSVSGPAAGLTAIILTAITDFGAFDIFLTAVLIAGFVQLALGFIKAGSISNYFPTNVIEGMLAGIGVIIILKQLPHAFGYDADFEGDQSFIEPNGGNSFSSLLEIFNHVQLGAIVITVVSLVILISWDKVPFLKKLKLIPGALIAVVSGIVLNEIFISTGSSLAINSAHLVSLPVPTSFEELKSIVVTPNFSGFTNPKVWVVGLTIAIVASIETLLCIEASDRMDAQKRYTDTNVELKAQGIGNIISALIGGLPMTSVVVRTSANNAAGAKSKMSSIIHGVLLLISVLAIPVILNKIPLATLATILILVGYKLAKPATFVHFWNKGKYQFIPFVATLIAVVTTDLLKGVMLGIVISIIFILKGNLKRAYSFKKEAYVDGDIIHIDLAQEVSFLNKAAIKSTLNDIPENTKVIIHAHDTVYIAHDILDLIKEFKNTRAKEDNIDVKLKGFKKEYDLENSPDAANHVTFEHYYDVAKREMVKKGTAPKEVIKK; from the coding sequence ATGACAAAAAAAATAAATCTTTTTGCTAACCTAAAATCCGATTTTGCGTCTGGTTTAGTGGTTTTTTTGGTGGCGCTACCCTTGTGTTTAGGAATTGCAATGGCTTCTGGAGCTCCCTTGTTTTCAGGGATTATTTCAGGAGTAATTGGAGGTATAGTAGTAGGATATTTAAGTAAATCCCACCTTAGTGTGTCTGGACCTGCTGCGGGTTTAACCGCAATTATATTGACCGCCATTACTGATTTTGGCGCCTTTGACATCTTTTTGACGGCAGTATTAATAGCCGGATTTGTGCAATTAGCATTAGGCTTTATAAAAGCCGGAAGCATCTCTAACTACTTTCCGACCAACGTTATTGAAGGAATGTTGGCAGGTATTGGAGTAATTATTATCCTAAAACAACTCCCGCATGCCTTTGGTTATGATGCAGATTTTGAAGGAGACCAATCTTTTATAGAGCCCAACGGAGGCAACTCGTTTAGCTCTTTGTTAGAAATTTTTAACCACGTACAACTAGGAGCCATTGTAATAACTGTAGTTTCGTTGGTTATTCTTATATCTTGGGATAAAGTACCCTTCTTGAAAAAATTAAAACTAATTCCGGGAGCCTTAATTGCGGTAGTTTCTGGAATTGTATTAAATGAAATTTTTATCAGCACAGGAAGTTCTTTAGCAATAAACAGTGCACATTTGGTTTCTTTGCCAGTGCCAACTAGTTTTGAGGAGCTCAAATCCATTGTGGTTACACCTAATTTTTCAGGATTTACAAACCCTAAAGTATGGGTTGTAGGGTTAACGATTGCTATAGTTGCTTCTATCGAGACGTTATTATGCATTGAGGCCTCTGACCGAATGGACGCCCAAAAAAGATATACCGATACCAATGTAGAACTCAAGGCCCAAGGTATTGGTAACATTATTAGTGCTCTAATTGGTGGATTGCCTATGACCTCTGTTGTGGTGCGAACCTCGGCTAATAATGCCGCTGGTGCTAAATCTAAAATGTCTTCAATAATCCATGGGGTGTTATTGCTTATAAGTGTATTGGCAATACCGGTAATTCTGAATAAAATCCCGTTGGCTACTTTAGCTACCATTTTAATTCTGGTAGGTTATAAGTTAGCTAAGCCAGCAACATTTGTACATTTTTGGAACAAAGGAAAGTACCAATTTATTCCCTTTGTGGCCACATTAATAGCTGTAGTAACCACAGATTTATTAAAAGGGGTAATGCTAGGGATTGTTATTAGCATTATTTTTATATTAAAAGGAAATCTTAAAAGAGCCTATAGTTTTAAAAAAGAAGCCTACGTAGATGGAGATATCATCCATATAGATTTAGCTCAAGAGGTTTCGTTTTTAAACAAAGCAGCCATTAAAAGCACCTTAAATGACATTCCAGAAAACACAAAAGTAATTATCCATGCGCACGACACCGTATATATAGCGCATGATATTTTGGATTTAATAAAAGAATTTAAAAACACCCGAGCCAAAGAAGACAACATTGATGTAAAATTAAAGGGGTTTAAGAAAGAATACGACTTAGAGAACTCTCCAGATGCAGCCAACCACGTTACTTTTGAACATTATTACGATGTAGCCAAAAGAGAAATGGTTAAAAAAGGAACTGCCCCAAAAGAGGTTATTAAAAAATAA
- the can gene encoding carbonate dehydratase: protein MSDFYKKILDNNKEWVENALAKDPNFFADLAKGQTPPLLWIGCSDSRVPANEIIGAKPGEVFVHRNIANMVVHSDMNMLSVLDYAVNVLKVKHVIVCGHYGCGGIKAAMGNQSIGIIDNWIRHIKDVYRLHNKYLDSIEDETERFNTFVEINIKEQVFDLSKTSIVQSAWKNGQDLSIHGWVYGLNSGFVTDLNVNISSNLDLDEVFQLQF, encoded by the coding sequence ATGAGTGATTTTTATAAAAAGATTTTAGATAATAACAAAGAATGGGTAGAAAACGCTTTAGCCAAAGACCCTAACTTTTTTGCAGATTTAGCCAAAGGACAAACTCCACCATTATTATGGATTGGTTGTTCAGATAGTAGAGTTCCTGCTAATGAGATCATTGGAGCCAAACCAGGAGAGGTGTTTGTGCATAGAAATATTGCAAACATGGTAGTACATTCTGACATGAATATGCTAAGCGTTCTGGATTATGCCGTAAACGTTCTAAAGGTAAAACACGTTATTGTATGTGGTCATTATGGCTGTGGTGGTATAAAAGCAGCCATGGGCAACCAATCTATCGGAATTATAGATAACTGGATACGCCATATCAAAGACGTATATCGTTTGCATAATAAATACTTGGACTCTATCGAAGATGAAACCGAGCGTTTCAATACTTTTGTAGAAATCAATATCAAAGAACAGGTTTTTGACTTATCCAAAACATCCATTGTACAATCTGCTTGGAAAAATGGGCAAGATTTAAGCATACATGGTTGGGTTTATGGATTAAATTCCGGATTTGTAACAGATCTAAACGTAAATATTAGTTCTAACCTAGATCTAGACGAAGTATTTCAGTTACAGTTCTAA